The genomic segment AAATAATGGTGTCATATCTTGGAGTAGCAAGAAACAAACATGCATAGCCTTATCTACCATGGAAGCTAAGTTCATTGCATATGCTACAGCTATACAAGAGGCTATTTGGCTAAAAAGGTTTTTACAAAATTTGTGGATGGGTGTCAATTCCTCTGTGCCTACTGCGATCAATTGTGATCGTCAAGCAGCCATTGACTATACTAGAGACCCCAAATATCATGGTAAAACGAAACATATAGACACTAAATATCATTTTGTTAGAAATATTATCacgcaaaagaaaataattttgcaACATATATCTAGATGGTTGCAGATCCCCTTACCAAGCCGATTCCTAGAGATGCCTTCTTGTATCATGTTAAAACTCTGGGCTTGCGTAGATTATGATAAGTTGTTGTATGATTTTTTGAATTGGTAATGTAAATATTTCATATCTATAATGAAATAGATGTGTTATTTGTTATTTACATTTGTTAGCACTGATACATATTTCAATGAATATGTCTCCAAGCATTGGTCGACTTTCTCATATGAGTGACCACCTCAGGCGCTATGGGAGCGAGTTGAGATGAGACTAAATTACACTCTTTGATTAGCTGACAACTTCAGGTCACTTATGACTGTACAATAGAAATGTCGCCTTGACCAAAGTGAAGATGAGGTCTAAATATAGCAGACCAGATATGACATCCCACGATTATGTAAGCTTGGATTATAGCCGAATGCGAAATCTTAATGAGATGCTTAGAACAGCGAGCTATTAAAGATTTCAGACCAGGCGCTTATGTGATAGCGATTAAGTCAAGATTCATATGATGGTATATTTAAAAAGTAAAGACATATGCTCTGTTTATAAAGAGTTACCCAccataacatgtgattcatacCACATGTGCTATGATGACCATAGAAGGAAAGTGAGtgagttttcattttggaaatctcTGCCTCCTCACTTGTATGAGCTCCTTCAAttgtgccctatgtgacttttgACAATGTTACAAGGTGATAAATAAATGTTTGCTACTCTAGCATGTTCCTTATGGTTATGATTGATTCTACCTTCTGGGCATGACTGGGAAAGCCATTTGTGCATTACCAAGTGACATATGTGCAATAAGAAAACTGGTTTGGTTACACCTTTCACATGTATTCACTGGTCGACCAATTGTATTTACTATTTGAGGTGTAATACAATTGTGAATGCATTATGAAATATGGATATCAAGTATGACCTTTGAGAGATTGGGTATACTATGATGGTGTGGTAAAATGAGTCTGAGGCACAACAAGATAATGTATTCTTGTACTTTCTTTTGGGTTGAAGCCGCTATGTTCTCCCTAACAGGTGCATAGTTTTTTGGCTCCCAAAGCGCAGGTATGCTCATAGGTCACACGACCCACTTTCCTGTATGAAGGTTATGGTGTTCTTGGAAATAGAGTTTGAGGAGATTTTAGATGGGTCTATCCCATCATGTGTGAGTGGGAGAATGTAAGAGAAATGGGTGGGAGCCCATGATGGGTTGTCCGACCCGATTTCTACTTGAAAgtaaaaaccaaaacaaaaaggaaggaaaagggGAGAACAGGTAAACCGGTTCCACCGCCCTACCGTCCCACTGTTTCAAGAAAGAATAGAGACCGACAAATGTCTCTATAAGAATCGATAGAAGAAGCGAGAAGAATAGAGAGCTTTCTAGTCTTTCTTTCAGTTTTCTCCTCCTCTAAAAAAAGAGCAAATATAGCCTAGGATTTGGGTGGTGGCAAGTGTGTGATTTCCACTCACACCCGTCTAAGAGCATGTGATTCAGCTGTAATATTGGCTCAGAAAAATTCGCTGCGACCAAAGCTTCGAAGTGAGGTAACCCGAATTTGCTCGTCTTTGATTTCCAACAGGTCCTCTCTAGCTAAGCTATTATGTGAAAGCACAATGGATTTAACGTACATAAGATTTGATGAGTACTGAACTTATCTCCCTTTCACAAAGCTTAGAAGGAATTCAAGCAGAAAAGGAACATTATATGTCAAATCCATGGCATTAGATGCCATCATAGTCATGTTCTGGAAACAATGAGGTATGGATCCTCTTAATTCGTTTTGTGGTAGATTTAGAACTTGAAGAAATGACAGTTGACAAAGATATTGAGAAATATCACCATAGAAGTTATTTGGCTGGAAGTTGTGTAATTATAAGTCTAAGAAACTTTAACTTCGACAACTCCTTGCCTATTCAATCAGGTAGGTTGTTCCCGTTGGTTTTCACCAAGAACAAGAGTTTCCAACAGCTTCAAATTTTGCAATAATGATGAAAGGTTGCCAAAGAACTTGTTTTCATTTAGATGCAAAGATTTGAGGAACTTCAGATCACCCAATGAAGTAAAAAGCTGACCAGAAAAACTGTCGTTTGCAAGATTTAGCACCTCCAATTGTTGAAAGTTTACCAAGCATTCAGGAACTCTTCCTGACAAGTAGTTGTTTGGCAGAAAAATGGCATACAAAGTACGGATGTTACATAATTCAGTAGGGGAGCCACCAGTCAAATTGTTATTACCGAGAATCAGATATTGGAGGGACAAATTTTTTGTGTTACCATCAAATAGAAGATCTCCTGTAAAAGAATTGTCCACTAACTTCAACACAAAAGCATCTGACGAAATTGAATTCGGTTCAGAGGGCCCTGGAAATTATTTGAACTaagtaggggtgggcaaaaaatTTCGAAAACCCGAAAACCCGAGAAACCCGATCCGATTCGCACCGAAAAATAGGATACCCGATCCGATTTTTATCAACGGATTAGATAGGGTCGGGTACCCTAAACATTCGGATACGGATACGGATCATAGAAATAAAAacccgcgggtacccgacccggaggtataatatataaatattaaaaatataggGGTAATTGTGTAATATCTTAAAGTTATTAACCCTAAGGtcaattggaaaatttggaatggTCATCCATTCATATCAGCGGCCGACACTTTACTTTCTCCTTCTCTTTCTCGAAAACTCCCTTTCTCCATCTCTTCAATTTTGTCAAGTTGAACTCAAGCCTGCAAGCCTCCTCAAGCAGACGATTCAACAGAGACTTTGGATTTCGATTTCTGCAAGCCTCAAGCAGACTGTTCAACAGATTTCTCAAGCCTCAAGCAGAAGTTCTACACCGACCTTCATCTGCaggtttgtttttttgttttttttagaaTGCCGACCTTCAGTGAAAACTTTGATTTGTTGAGTAGGCTTAGTGCTTGAATGCTGCATCTTGCAAATTGTGATGGCTAGGAGCCTAGGACAGATAGTCCAGAAAATAATAATGTAAACGTAATTTAAGACCTGCTATAGTACTAATCATCCTAATTCAGCCAACATGACAAAaactgggaaaaaaaaagagaacgaAAAAGCAAGTTCCTGTTCcatgaattaaataattaagcaaagtgaaaaaaaaagaaaaaagttaccTCGTAATGATCCACAAGTTCTTGGAAATAAGAGTAAACCTGATTACACGTATCATCAGTCCAAACGAACTCATCAGTAGGATCAAGAATAAGAGTAAGTTTGTCCATCTGTGTTTGATCAAATTCACTAGTTTCAGGGTCAAAATAAGCTGCATAGATCCTAACGTGTCTTGTTGCagagctaatttttttttcagatttgacaGAGGACCATTCTATTATTAATATTGAAGATTGATGATTCTTGAAGATTGTGCTCCTTAATGTGTTGTAGAAGGTTGAGGTTGATAAAACATTTTAGGGATTgtaatttttcttgaaattttattgtatttgtTGACATTCAAGTTGTTGACACAAGTCTGAACTATTGAGAATTGAATATGCTATTGGCTTTCTAGTTTGAAACGAATGCTGCTATTGTCTTTGTTTTGGCTGGATTAATCACGTACGGCAGGTTCATATACAAGAATTTGCATGCTTTAAATAGGGGCGGGTACCCTATGACCCGCTCCTATTTTTTCGGGTATCCGAGGATCGGGTACCCGAGGATGATCGGAGCGGATTAGGGTCAAAAAAATAGCGACCCGATATGTTAGGGTCGGGTCAGCCAATTGTCGTTCGGGCCGGGTACCCGATCCGTGCCCACCCCTAGAACTAAGAACTATCCATTGATTCAAATTATTCTTAGCTGCTCTAAGGTCTGGTAGTTTTCCACTTAAGAGATCTAACATACGAATGCCAGAAAACACCATCTCAAACCAATCAGGAGTTGTATCTAAGATGCTATAGCATTACTCATGGTTAATGATAAGTATatattttacatgttttaagcattttattatttagttttggtgtgttttagtcattttcatagctaattaactaggtttctagtgaagattgatataaaaattacatttatatggattaaagtggtgaaaacttcatatttttgtagggtttaataattcaatcatcaattggtGTGACtagagaagataattggatgatttttgatgatttgaagtgatttaaatagaatatgaagtgcaaagaTGAAATACAATTTAAGTACAAAAGAGGAAAAGTTTGACAACTTTGACGCCCgttggtattttggctatatcttgagttacaagtatcGGATTGACGTGATTCTTTATCTATTTTGAAGCTACTTTATaactctacatttcttatgaaaataTCGAAATCTAGTTCATGAGTTTTCCTAATGAAAATACAGTCAGtcatttctgttgtcaaaagaTGAAATAGAGTTTTgaccagtcaagggtattttcatTCTTTATCAACTTACaaagctccaaattggatgattcttaatgcattggaaagctaactcaatgTATAACTTTTATGTTATACACAAGAGCTAGCTCAACTTCTATCACCTAGAAAATACCAGTTGAATTTGATGCAAAAACAGAGCAAATTTAAAAACTGACCAGAAATGAGAAAACTTGCAAAAGAAGAAAACGTGGGGTAAATACGTGACCTAAACCACATTTTGTGAGGTTGCGTTTTCTTCAATTGCAGTTGCAACTTGTTCTGCAACTTGTGTTCTATTCACACAAgttttttaatcaatttttctGCAAGAATTTTGACTAGATTTGAGCAAGCAAGCATAGTGACTTCAAGAAACAACTTTTAGTGATTTCAAGAGACAAATTTGCTAACTAAAAACAACTCACTTTGAGTTTTTATAGAGGCTTTTGAAGAGCTTATTTGATAACTTTAGAAGGCTAAAGACGCTACCAAAATGTAGTTTTTACTAGTTTTTCTTACTTCATTAATTTAGTTTATTAgtttagtatagtatagttagtgtaATTTATCCTTCTTATACTTGAAGTTAGATTTGGAATTTATCCTTCTTATacttgtagttagatttggatgaaaaattgagAAGCAAGATGGAGAGTTTGGAATTCATGTGACAAAGGTGACCTCTCTTCTCTCATTcccttttgtatttgatttcatatttagttataatacaagtttggatctttttatcatgttttgctaaagtttatacctagagttatggatgaattttctatattttgtttgtgatgttcacttagttatttgatgatattatttttgagcaaattatttgacacttttgcttttctaatcatgattaactggccattaattgtgataatcttaaggtgttaagtgtacaatgagaattggaatttaacattagttcaagaaagtGCTAAACTTAAGGAGTACACCCACGAGAGTAGAGGAGCGCCTTTGTTACTTTAGTGACTTATTTCATATAATTTTATCGAAGAAATGAGTTTGgaagttaatttcataaccatgagagtagTTATGACTTAGTTACAAGTATAATTGATTTACtatgagagtaggtttcacatacattaagaAATTACGCCATAATTAGCTAAGATAATAATATTCAATTAAACAgtaatttcatttgcaagaATAGTGAGGAATTCCATCTCTCCAAGAGTtttctattgttatttttattatttttatctcatgtttatagtgtaaatttaatttcttacatttatgatagtctaaataatgaAGGAGTTCAAAAACCATTGGTAATTGACAACCTTTCGTGTGGGTTCGACTCTTAATACCTTATACTCAATttcgacctgtatacttgcagaaaaTCGTGTATAgggtatttaaaattttataaatataaaatttgattgtgGAATGAGTTTAATTGTTATATACATATTCCATGCTCGTCAGTTAAATATCTTAACATTCTTCTATGTTTGAAGCCATAAAGGAAATTGACCTATTTGCTAGAATATATGTGAATTCCTTGAAGTTGAAATGAAGGAATCCATTCCAAGTCCACACTCAAAGTGAGGAAGTTCAAAGAGGTGTATAGAAATTTCAATTCAAGTTTTTCAAAGTGGTATTCAGAAAGAACGCCAGTTTATGAATTAGAAGAAATATCTAAAAGACTAGCTTTCTTAGTTTCCCAAGTGTTGAAGGTACTTTGCCAAACAAGTATTATGAGAAAGATCTAGGCTCTTAAGCTTCATAAGTGCCCCAGACTTGACAGAATTAAACCTTCCAACTAATTTGAAGCAAGGTTGATCTTGCTAAGTTGTCCCAGATAGCGTATTCACAACGTATTCTACCATGAATTTTGCTGCCTCGCAGATTAAGTACAATAAGAGAAGTCCAGTCCCATCGCGAAAAGGAAGCAAGCCACTGAATTGATTTCCTTCCAGATTCATATATATGAATTAGGCCAGCCTCAGTGTATAATGAAGTTGGCAGTGAAGAACTAAAATTGTTCCCAGAAAGATCGATACAAGTAAAGAGGTCGATTTTCTAACACGTCAGGAATTTGAACGTCCAGACCAAGTGTCACAAGGTTGCTCAGATTAAACAACCAGAGGGGAAATGTAGAATAAAGAATGTTTACACCAATATCAAGAAAGATATGTTAGATTAACATGGTAAAGAGAAAGGGAAGGGTATCATGTCCACACATTCTCAAATTCAATTATGCCAAAGAAGAGAGCATTTAACTGAGCATAACCAATCTTGACTCTCTTTTATGTGCACCCCAAATAAGTCCAAAGTTCTCAACGGATGAAGTTGGGCAAAACATCGAAGACTCTTTATGGCTAGAGAACTATTGAATGCTATTGTTTCGGTTGCATAACCAAGATGAAGATTCTCTAAGTTGGAAAGGTTTGGAATTTCTCCACCAAAGACTGCACTAGAGAGGGTTGAGGTATCTTAAGTTTTGAAGGATCCAATAAAAGTTGGAATTTCAATTagaaaaaatcattcaaaacgtccctcacattttataaaataatttttttcgtccctcatttttaaaagtataattttaagTCCCTTAGAAAATCacatttgtcaaatttaattcctatCTAGGTTTTCGACTAATTTTTTGCCCAAATCCatcatgtgatcattttttagggaCAAAATTATCGaatcacatttcacaaaatttgacCCATAGCCTCTAGCATtttctaaaatgaattttttcatcccttacaTTTGTCAAAATTAATTCTTTCGcccctcacatttcataaaatgaaaattttcatccctcattcatcatggataaaaaaaaaaatttcttatttttgaaaacCCATGtctatatctatttgatttaaCCTGAACAATACAAATACACATagaatatatctctatttgattcaCCCGAACAAGCTATTTGTAGTTGTTAGTAAAATCAAAGAcaaatatattacatgctacTCATACTGACCCCACCTCtctctagggcgtaccctagggtttagcggaccgcctattcagctctcgccagaactcactcattcacttcaagaaaacaaattatAATTTCGAAAGGAAATGAACAACAATTCCAAATTTAGAATGTACATTTATGCTCAAGTCTATCTCAAATATTCATACATTCCCCAAAATACAACAAAAGATTTAAGATCCAGATGACTTCCAACTTTAAtcaagcactagcgcgagtataattcacaaaaattaaaaactaaatgacgctagcctgtaccagtctcacgcccacgctcgtaccccctgtaaggaaaacaaaactaatagggtgaaccaaaactcagtgaggttccaaaacttcatgcaaaCCCAAGTAACGAATTAACCGTTgtataaaacttgaaatattAAGTTAGCGAgcataagagttcataaaaatgagtaataacacttcaaataacaAATCATTAGATATCCAACAATTTCAGGTAAAAGAATACAGTAACTTTTGCGAGTTAACTCCGCCATAGCTTCACCAAGTggcagttgacactccgtcaactttcaagtagagTAACCAGTCCAATAgatcaccacttaactccaaaatccatccaccaatcaaccccctactAGACCCGATCTTCAAATTAACTCCAAATTAATagtgatggtaatactcgaatataccaaatccAGTGGACCATATCCAAAGGATTACACAATAAACAGTACCTATGGTTCGCCagtctcctcgaccaagcccttactggctcgattcaaCTGACTAACCAATAGAGTTAGGATCCCAAGCAACATTCAAGTcatgcacatatatatatatcaaaccaTTTGTAATCAATGCACAGTAATaagtcacattagggcaagtgcgataaagtacaccattACCCTATCAAACAAGTTAAGTACCGTCCAATCACGTTAACAAATCCATTCAAGTAATAAGTTCAAACATGCAtttggaaacactcaccaatgatttatttgtttccaaaatcaaactCAGGTTCAACTCCCTGACTGGATTCCAAATTTGCGATAAAATACCGTTTAACAATTTGCAATCAATTAGGGTTCAAAATATAGGAGTTTCACTTAAAGAAAACCAAGTAAATAGAACGCATTTAAATAGTActcattttacttatcaaatcctagaaaattcatgctcgctcttttgatTTCGATAAGAAAGTGTTTAAAACTTTTAACTTTGCAACTTGGTAAAAGAAATTAGGAAATCGTGTTTAACGTGGTCGCTACTTTATCTTTGAAAAATATACACttttgtaaggatcgaagacaaccaagtggaagagataaacaatgtaaagatcacaaacgtaacaataagtaaataaaaaggaaagaattgcaaaccaattaactacccagctcctcctgagcttgtagattaaatcaaacaaacttcttcaagttgataaattacaatcactcttgtgtacaaaggaaggttcacctcctccttgccccgaactctactcggtcaagttaggaagttttactatccctcaggacaaccctcacagagctacactcatgaagtattgaCTAACAAGTGAAAAACTtataatgaacctcacaccactaagataacaaatcttctttggagagtattttcttactaaaatcactctagatcttttgcattttcagtgtgcaaaagttgtttgaagattctgaccatgctctatttataggagaccaagaaagtgcttcattaatgcttccaacggatagaaagtagctgaacagtcaactagccgttggagtatcggacgtccggtactacccaagcatgcgtccgacagcaggcagtgagtttgcaaaatatttttcaattctatcggacgtccggtattgtcattgtgagcgtccgacaagtttcgtcaagtttgaacgatcctatcggatgtccgatgcttgcgtccgattgAGGTCAGTGAACCAggggaaatgtcttatttccttcggacgtccggtggtggagttcttcatgcgtccgaagttgcgcaatgattatcggacgtccgatccaagcgtccgacagctttca from the Coffea arabica cultivar ET-39 chromosome 11e, Coffea Arabica ET-39 HiFi, whole genome shotgun sequence genome contains:
- the LOC140021310 gene encoding secreted RxLR effector protein 161-like — protein: MDRIPYASAMGSLMYAMMCTRPDICYAVGIASRYRSNPGSAHWRAVKRMLRYLRGYTDADWSGDLDEWKSTSGYVFLLNNGVISWSSKKQTCIALSTMEAKFIAYATAIQEAIWLKRFLQNLWMGVNSSVPTAINCDRQAAIDYTRDPKYHALIHISMNMSPSIGRLSHMSDHLRRYGSELR